One genomic segment of Camelus ferus isolate YT-003-E chromosome 19, BCGSAC_Cfer_1.0, whole genome shotgun sequence includes these proteins:
- the PCNA gene encoding proliferating cell nuclear antigen produces MFEARLVQGSILKKVLEALKDLINEACWDISSSGVNLQSMDSSHVSLVQLTLRSEGFDTYRCDRNLAMGVNLTSMSKILKCAGNEDIITLRAEDNADTLALVFEAPNQEKVSDYEMKLMDLDVEQLGIPEQEYSCVVKMPSGEFARICRDLSHIGDAVVISCAKDGVKFSASGELGNGNIKLSQTSNVDKEEEAVTIEMNEPVQLTFALRYLNFFTKATPLSPTVTLSMSADVPLVVEYKIADMGHLKYYLAPKIEDEEGS; encoded by the exons ATGTTCGAGGCGCGCCTGGTCCAAGGTTCCATCCTGAAGAAGGTGCTGGAGGCACTTAAGGATCTCATCAACGAGGCCTGCTGGGACATCAGCTCGAGTGGTGTGAACCTGCAGAGCATGGACTCGTCCCATGTCTCCTTGGTGCAGCTCACTCTGCGCTCCGAGGGCTTCGACACGTACCGCTGCGACCGTAACTTGGCCATGGGCGTGAACCTCACCAG CATGTCGAAAATACTAAAATGTGCTGGCAATGAAGACATCATTACATTAAGGGCTGAAGATAATGCGGACACCTTGGCACTAGTATTTGAAGCTCCAA ATCAAGAAAAGGTTTCAGACTATGAAATGAAGTTAATGGACTTAGATGTTGAACAGCTTGGAATTCCA GAACAAGAGTATAGCTGTGTGGTAAAGATGCCTTCTGGTGAATTTGCACGCATATGCCGAGATCTCAGTCATATTGGAGATGCTGTTGTAATTTCCTGTGCAAAAGATGGGGTGAAATTTTCTGCAAGTGGAGAACTTGGAAATGGAAATATTAAGTTGTCACAAACAAGTAATGTTGATAAGGAGGAGGAAGCT GTTACCATAGAGATGAATGAGCCAGTTCAGCTAACTTTTGCACTGAGGTACCTAAACTTCTTTACAAAAGCCACTCCACTCTCTCCTACAGTAACACTCAGTATGTCTGCAGATGTACCCCTTG ttgtagaGTATAAAATCGCTGATATGGGACATTTAAAGTACTATTTGGCTCCCAAGATCGAGGATGAAGAAGGATCTTAG